The sequence below is a genomic window from Acetivibrio clariflavus DSM 19732.
ATCTCGGTCATAAGCGTATATGAGGTAATAATTCCCTTTAGCTTTTATGACCTTAATAATTTCCAAATTATCTTGTAAAGCTATTTTATTTGCATTGTTAAATTTATAAATTTCAAATTTCTTATCTAAAGGACTGCTACCGCATACAAATAATGTATCCTCTATCTTATTCCAATATTTTACGTCAAAATTGCCAAGAAGCTCATTAAAGGCATATCCGTAAGAATAAAGTTTATTGGCATTAATTCCGGCTTCATATCCTGAAAATACTAAACTGTCTCTTACTGAATCCCAATATTTTGTTTTCATATCAACAACAAGGTTTCTAATGGTATTTCCTTCATATATTAACATTGTATCTCTTTGCTTATCAGTTATTCTGCTTTTATCGGTAACATCAATAAACAGTTTGTTATTAACGGATAGAGTATTTTTTATACTCAAAACATCCAATGTAAATGTCGGATCATTTACACCATTATATATGTATAATGCTGAATCCTTACTAGAACCTATGGTACCTAGCGAAAGAAGTATATCACTTTCAATTCTAAACTCTTTTAAAGTAAAATCTTTAATAAAAACTCTTGTAGACGCTGTGTTTTCATATTCCATAACAAAAGAACTTATTTTAGGATAGTCTCCTTTTACTGTTTTACCATTCGAATCAATATATGATCCACCCTTAACAGCTACATACAGTTTATCTTTGTAAGCTATTATTTTAGTTACACTATACTCAATGTATACATTCTTCCTGTATTCAAACAAGACTTTATTCAAACCACTGTTAGTTAACTTATAAAGCTTTCCGGATTTTACAATATATATTTCATTTCTACAAACAGCTAAATCATTGATATTTATATCTGTGTCACCAAGTAATATTTTAAAATAACTTTTATCAGTACCGAATGAATTATAAGAAGCTAATGGTTTGTCTTTTCCCGTTTCTAAAACCCCGGTCATATATACAACATTATCGAATATAACATAATCTTTTATAATAAAGTCGTCGGAAAGAACCTTTGGAGTCCATGGATTCGAAGAATTTTTGTCAAAAACCAGCAAAGTATAATTTCTTGTATTGTCATATTTATTTACCAACAATTTTCCGTTTACTTCAATATGCTTTCCTACATAAAAATTGTTTTCAATTAATGTCAACGACTCTCCGTCAAATCTATATAACTTGTTAAATTTTTGCTCTCTATCGTATCCGTGAATTAACAAATTATTATTGTATTCAAAAGTCTCCTGAATATCAAAATCATTAATTAAAATTTCAAATCTGCCATCTTTATACTGTGCAAAATTGTTTTTACTTGTGGTCGAATCAAACATTGTAAGAAGAATTCTACCTTTATAAGAATACCAGTTCACTATTGATTTATTATTTAAAGGTATTACCTTAAAATCGTTTCCATCATAAACATAAACCGTATTATTGTTATTCTTCCCTTTTTCATAGAACAAAACTCCACCTGTTTCATACTTACCAACTCTTGTTATGTAAATTGCTTTTTTAGCATCATCCCAAACTACATTTGCACCGGCATTTTCAGAAACAAACCTTAACGGTACAAATGTTCTCCCACTTACTATTTTAGGTGCAACCGTCATAACTTTCTGTTCACCGTTCACGAACGCTACATTATTGTCTATGTAAAGCTTCATTTGACTTCCCATTTTAACTGCAATAATTGATCTTTCACTGTCATCCCATCTAACAGTATATCCAAGTTCCTCAAAAATTGTTCTAAACGGCACTAAAGTATATCCATTTTCAATAAAAGGAGCTATGTCCATTTTCTTCTTTATACTTCTCGTCAAATAATCTTTTGAATCAATTGTAAAGGTTAAGTCCACAAACTCATTGTTAATAATTTTTGCTTGAACACCATTCTTACCAAATACAAATAAGAATAGAAGCAGGATAAAAAAAGACCACAGCACTTTTGAATTTTTCACAATCCTTTTTAAATTAAGAAAAATGTCTTTCATCCAAAATTCCCTCCTTAAAAATTTACTATTAATGTGCAAGAAGTCTTTTAACTCTCCTTTTCATATATTTAACGCATAAAATTAAGTAAAATTTATGCGTTATTTTTACACAGCCATCAAACTACAGCAATTATCAAAAAAACATCTTGCCTCATAATAACATAATTATAGCATATACTTCTATTTTATAAAGCAGAATTTTCTAAAAATAATAAAATTTATATCAATCTATTTTTTTATGCTCTAATTTTTATATTTATTAAACTTCATATTACCCCATGATATTTATTTTTTACTGTAACACAATATCCCATCTTTCAGCAGCAGACTTTAGAATTCTTTTTACCATTGAAACATAATCAATACCGTATAATTCACAACACTTGGCCATTGCCTTTTTCGGATGCAGAGAAACATCAGAATTAAATTCAAGGAAATAGTGATTTCCTTCATCATCCACACGTATATCAAAGCTTCCGTAATCAAGGGGTATGAACATGTCGTAAATAGCTTCGCATTGGGATTTGATATGTTTATAATCTTTAAGATTTATATCTCTTTTTACTTCACGGTAATCCCCATTAAGTTTTGCATTAAAATAAATGAACTCACTGTTGAGAGAAGTCCCATTACTCTTCAGATACTCAATCATACCTGTAAACTTTTCTCTTTTATTGCCTATAACAAAAACTTTGAACTCCCTGCCGGAAATAAACTTTTCAATTATCAGAGGCTGGTGCAAAGTACCATAAATCGTCTCAGCTTTTAACATTAACTCATCCTTGTTATATGCAACAGCATTTGCGTTTATACCAACTGAATTCGATTCGAAGGCAGGCTTAATTATAAGAGGATAATGGGAAGTTTCAAGTCTCTTTAGCTTAGAGATATCCTCAACAAACACCCAGGGCGCAGTAGGTATATTCATCTTATCCCATAAGGATTTCATGAGATGTTTATTCTGACAAACCGTCATAGTGTAAGGATCAGCACCGCTATAAGGAATTCCTGCAGCTTCACAAATGGCAGGAACTTTCGACAGCCTAAATCTTTTTCTAAAGCCGGATGACATATTAAAAATAAAATCCACTTGTTTTTTTATTATATTGATGTTATTAATGATATCTTCAGGAGTACCAAGCAATCTCACTTCAAACCCCAATTTGTTAAGGGCTGCCGTAACTGCCTGAATCTCTTCCCTTTCCCTCCAATGATACATAACATCAATGCTAACATGTTCTTTTTCAACAACACTGCTTGCAATCTTAAGCGCATCCTCTTTTGACTCATATACAATTCCTATAGTCCTGACCTTCACAATTTTCTCCCCCTATATAACCCCTCGGTTTATCTTCTCTTACAATACATATTTTAATACAAAACAGACAAGTTTACTAAACATAAGATGAACAACTTTATTTAAATCCAAAGTTGTTCATCCTTATATGCCACCTTTTATCTCTTCTAAACTTTTTTCTTTTTTATCAATAATATCGCACCTAAAATCAGTGCTGCTACAATTATACCTGATCCTGCGAGCAGCAATATATTCGAAAGGCTCATACCGCTTTCGGACTGACCATTGTCTCTTCCCTGGTTCGGATCATCGGCAGGACTTTGTAAATCGGCATCTTTTTCAACACTTACCGAAATTTCTATGGATTTTGTATCATAAGTGGCTTTCACCAAGGCCTTACCGACACCGATTGCATTCATTTCACCATTCTTTTCTACCGTCAGTACATCGAACCCGTCAAGCACTTCAAATGAAGTCTCAGCCGTAACATCTTCCGACTCTCCGTAGGGATAGTTCAGCATAATTTCAAGCGACTTTTTCTGACCCTGCTTTAAAGTTATATTATTTGATTGAGCACTTATACTATAATGATTATTCCATTTAACTCCATCACCGGAAGTTAGAATTACACCTTTTTCACCGGTAACAACGTATTTTCCGTCTGAATATACAATATCTTTTAAATCCTTGTTTGTGGCACTGTCTTCCCTTTTCCAATCAGAACCGTCGGCTGAAGACAAAACTTTTCCTCTGTCGCCTACAGCTACAAATTTACTTCCCGTCCATGTTATCGAATAGATATTTTGTGTATTGTCCATTTCCTCTTTGCTTAGTACTGACTCGTTCTGTGTCCATTTCCGTCCATCTTCCGATATCCATATATTCGATTGTTCTCCTACCGCTACATATTTTTCTCCATTCCACGCTATATCTGTAAACAAAACCGCAGAAGACGGTTCCGCCTTAACCTCGTCCCATGTAATTCCGTCTTTAGACGTAAGAATCAGCATCGGTTCACCGACAGCAAAATATCTGTCATTTATCCATCTGACTCTATATATTTTCTCCTTTGTTGCCATTCTTATTTGATCCCATAAAATTCCGTCCTTTGAGACTAAAACCGTCCCTGAATCACCTGCGGCAACAATTTCATTGCCGCTGCTGGCAACACTGTTTAAATCAATCTCCTTTCCCGATATATCAGTTTTAGTCCAGTCCCTGCCATTAGCTGAAGTCATTATAGTACCCTTATCTCCTGCTGCAATAAACTTTCCCATCGCCCAAACTATTCCGTTAATGTTTTCCGCTGAAGCTGACACTGCTTTATTCCAAACAACCCCATCCTGAGATGTAATAATAAGTCCGGCATCACCCACCGCTGTATATATTCCGGAATTACTAAATGCAATACTATGTAAATATGGCAAAGTATTGTTCTGAGCAAACACTGAACAACTCAAAATGAGAATTAAAATTATTGTCAATACTGATGCCAGCCTTTTCATTTTGCCTCACTCCTAAAAATTTTTGACGGGTTGTTTCCAAAAAGGACTATGTAGAATTTTTACTAATAACCAGAAAGTTTTAAAATGGCCTAAAGAACGTTTTGGTAAACAACCTTATTCAATTTTAACACATATCACAAAATATTGTTAAGCAATTTCAAAAAATAATATATCAGTTACATCGATCCTATCTTTTTCCAAATATCCTCCACAGTTAATATAGACGCAAGGGAGTTTCCTTTGTCCTTGCCTTCTATATAACCGCCCAATTTTTCAAGGTATTCTTCCATACTATTTACATAATCATGGTCAATATCAATTTGAAGAAGGGGTTTGAGCTTTTCCCAGATCTTTTTTGAGTCTTCCAGACTTAATTTTGCCTTTTCCCAATCTTCGCTTTTTATATATTCTTCAGTCTGCTTGAGATATCCGGAAAATCCTGTCCTTTCGTCAATAGGTTTATGAAAGAGCGCACACGAAGAAATATTAATCAGAAGCCCTATAATTATTACTATATTAATAATTTTTTTAGTCAAGCCAATCCCTCCGATACAGTAAATTATTTTCTGCAAAAAGTACTGCAAACCCGTCAGTTTGTCGTATCAATAATAAAATAACGATTGTCCTCCTTTAAATCCACATACAGATTTCCCTTTGTATCCAACTGCGCAAGGAATATCTCTGTATCCTTTATATTTTGCTTTTCCAGTTGATGATACAGCCAAGCCTTTGTAAGGTTTATTGACCTTAAAGCACTCTCCTGCACTAC
It includes:
- a CDS encoding copper amine oxidase N-terminal domain-containing protein, producing the protein MKDIFLNLKRIVKNSKVLWSFFILLLFLFVFGKNGVQAKIINNEFVDLTFTIDSKDYLTRSIKKKMDIAPFIENGYTLVPFRTIFEELGYTVRWDDSERSIIAVKMGSQMKLYIDNNVAFVNGEQKVMTVAPKIVSGRTFVPLRFVSENAGANVVWDDAKKAIYITRVGKYETGGVLFYEKGKNNNNTVYVYDGNDFKVIPLNNKSIVNWYSYKGRILLTMFDSTTSKNNFAQYKDGRFEILINDFDIQETFEYNNNLLIHGYDREQKFNKLYRFDGESLTLIENNFYVGKHIEVNGKLLVNKYDNTRNYTLLVFDKNSSNPWTPKVLSDDFIIKDYVIFDNVVYMTGVLETGKDKPLASYNSFGTDKSYFKILLGDTDININDLAVCRNEIYIVKSGKLYKLTNSGLNKVLFEYRKNVYIEYSVTKIIAYKDKLYVAVKGGSYIDSNGKTVKGDYPKISSFVMEYENTASTRVFIKDFTLKEFRIESDILLSLGTIGSSKDSALYIYNGVNDPTFTLDVLSIKNTLSVNNKLFIDVTDKSRITDKQRDTMLIYEGNTIRNLVVDMKTKYWDSVRDSLVFSGYEAGINANKLYSYGYAFNELLGNFDVKYWNKIEDTLFVCGSSPLDKKFEIYKFNNANKIALQDNLEIIKVIKAKGNYYLIYAYDRDNQSPLKGKKILYIYDDSTRDFIEMKVNMEISDMIFMQ
- a CDS encoding D-alanine--D-alanine ligase family protein, producing the protein MKVRTIGIVYESKEDALKIASSVVEKEHVSIDVMYHWREREEIQAVTAALNKLGFEVRLLGTPEDIINNINIIKKQVDFIFNMSSGFRKRFRLSKVPAICEAAGIPYSGADPYTMTVCQNKHLMKSLWDKMNIPTAPWVFVEDISKLKRLETSHYPLIIKPAFESNSVGINANAVAYNKDELMLKAETIYGTLHQPLIIEKFISGREFKVFVIGNKREKFTGMIEYLKSNGTSLNSEFIYFNAKLNGDYREVKRDINLKDYKHIKSQCEAIYDMFIPLDYGSFDIRVDDEGNHYFLEFNSDVSLHPKKAMAKCCELYGIDYVSMVKRILKSAAERWDIVLQ
- a CDS encoding WD40/YVTN/BNR-like repeat-containing protein, whose translation is MKRLASVLTIILILILSCSVFAQNNTLPYLHSIAFSNSGIYTAVGDAGLIITSQDGVVWNKAVSASAENINGIVWAMGKFIAAGDKGTIMTSANGRDWTKTDISGKEIDLNSVASSGNEIVAAGDSGTVLVSKDGILWDQIRMATKEKIYRVRWINDRYFAVGEPMLILTSKDGITWDEVKAEPSSAVLFTDIAWNGEKYVAVGEQSNIWISEDGRKWTQNESVLSKEEMDNTQNIYSITWTGSKFVAVGDRGKVLSSADGSDWKREDSATNKDLKDIVYSDGKYVVTGEKGVILTSGDGVKWNNHYSISAQSNNITLKQGQKKSLEIMLNYPYGESEDVTAETSFEVLDGFDVLTVEKNGEMNAIGVGKALVKATYDTKSIEISVSVEKDADLQSPADDPNQGRDNGQSESGMSLSNILLLAGSGIIVAALILGAILLIKKKKV
- a CDS encoding DUF4363 family protein, whose translation is MTKKIINIVIIIGLLINISSCALFHKPIDERTGFSGYLKQTEEYIKSEDWEKAKLSLEDSKKIWEKLKPLLQIDIDHDYVNSMEEYLEKLGGYIEGKDKGNSLASILTVEDIWKKIGSM